A genomic region of Capnocytophaga canimorsus contains the following coding sequences:
- a CDS encoding polyprenol monophosphomannose synthase, whose protein sequence is MSEHKNVVIIPTYNEIENIEAIIRAVFELPVSFDVLVVDDNSPDGTALCVQNLQRLFPERLFLEVRTGKSGLGTAYVHGFKWALSRTYDYIFEMDADFSHNPADLCRLYEACAKCGYDMAIGSRYVKGVNVVNWPLQRVLLSYGASLYVKVITGMTINDPTAGFVCYSRKVIEVIDLDKIQFVGYAFQIEMKYKAYLKKYKIVEIPIIFTDRVNGESKINKGVIKEAIFGVFSMRLKHLFKKYKTSRKYEYISDSQCENS, encoded by the coding sequence ATGTCGGAACACAAAAATGTAGTTATCATCCCCACTTATAACGAGATAGAGAATATCGAAGCCATCATTCGAGCGGTTTTTGAATTGCCTGTTTCGTTTGATGTTTTGGTGGTGGACGATAATTCGCCCGACGGTACGGCACTTTGTGTTCAAAACTTGCAACGATTGTTTCCCGAACGTCTTTTTTTGGAGGTAAGAACTGGCAAATCAGGCTTGGGAACGGCTTATGTACACGGTTTTAAGTGGGCGTTGTCTCGCACTTACGATTATATATTCGAAATGGATGCCGATTTTTCGCATAATCCTGCTGATTTATGCCGACTTTATGAGGCTTGTGCCAAATGTGGCTACGATATGGCTATCGGTTCGCGATATGTAAAAGGGGTAAATGTAGTGAATTGGCCTCTGCAACGTGTTTTGCTTTCGTACGGAGCATCACTATACGTTAAGGTAATTACAGGAATGACCATCAACGACCCCACTGCCGGATTTGTATGTTATTCGCGTAAGGTAATTGAGGTCATTGATTTGGATAAAATTCAGTTTGTGGGTTATGCTTTTCAAATCGAAATGAAGTACAAAGCCTATTTGAAAAAATATAAAATTGTTGAAATTCCTATTATTTTTACCGATAGGGTCAATGGCGAATCCAAAATCAATAAAGGGGTAATCAAAGAAGCCATTTTTGGTGTTTTTTCGATGCGATTAAAGCATCTTTTCAAAAAATATAAAACTTCGAGAAAATATGAATACATATCTGATAGTCAATGCGAAAATAGTTAA
- a CDS encoding acyl-CoA dehydrogenase family protein, with protein sequence MIFDYSETQNMVAESARDFAEKYIRPYIMQWDEAQEFPVDVFRKAGEMGFMGVLVPEMYGGSNLGYHEYIAIIEEISKVDPSIGLSIAAHNSLCTNHILSFGNEFQKSKWLPKLASGEWIGAWGLTEHNTGSDAKGMHTVARKEGETWVINGTKNFITHGKSGDIAVIIARTGEKGDNHGMTAFAIEKGTAGFSSGKKENKLGMRASETAELVFQDCRIPDANRLGEVGEGFIQAMKILDGGRISIGALALGIAKGAYEASVKYAQEREQFGKPIFQFQSIAFKLADMATEIEASELLLHKAAFLKNEGRNVTKLGAMAKMYASEVCVRVATDAIQIHGGYGYTKDFPVEKFFRDSKLCTIGEGTTEIQKLVISRNII encoded by the coding sequence ATGATTTTTGACTATTCAGAAACCCAAAATATGGTTGCCGAGTCGGCAAGGGATTTTGCAGAAAAATACATTCGTCCGTATATTATGCAATGGGATGAGGCTCAGGAATTTCCAGTAGATGTTTTCCGAAAAGCTGGTGAAATGGGCTTTATGGGGGTTTTAGTGCCCGAAATGTACGGAGGCTCAAATTTGGGGTATCACGAATACATCGCCATTATAGAAGAGATTTCAAAAGTTGACCCTTCAATTGGCTTATCTATTGCAGCACATAATTCATTATGCACCAATCATATACTTTCTTTTGGGAATGAATTCCAAAAAAGCAAATGGTTACCTAAATTGGCTTCAGGGGAGTGGATTGGCGCTTGGGGGCTTACCGAGCACAATACGGGGTCTGATGCTAAAGGAATGCATACCGTAGCTCGTAAAGAGGGCGAAACTTGGGTAATTAACGGCACAAAAAATTTTATTACTCACGGAAAATCAGGAGATATTGCCGTCATTATTGCACGTACGGGCGAAAAAGGAGATAATCACGGAATGACCGCTTTTGCTATTGAAAAAGGCACTGCCGGATTTAGTAGCGGTAAGAAGGAGAATAAATTAGGAATGCGTGCCAGTGAAACTGCCGAATTAGTATTTCAAGATTGCCGAATCCCAGACGCGAACCGTTTGGGTGAGGTGGGAGAAGGCTTCATTCAGGCAATGAAAATCTTAGATGGCGGACGTATTTCCATTGGAGCTCTTGCGTTAGGTATTGCTAAGGGGGCTTATGAGGCCTCTGTAAAATACGCCCAAGAGCGTGAACAGTTTGGCAAACCTATTTTCCAATTCCAAAGTATTGCCTTCAAGCTGGCGGATATGGCAACCGAGATAGAGGCTTCGGAATTGTTGCTTCATAAAGCCGCATTTTTAAAAAATGAAGGAAGGAATGTTACCAAATTAGGGGCTATGGCAAAAATGTATGCTTCAGAAGTTTGTGTTCGTGTGGCTACCGACGCCATACAAATTCACGGCGGATATGGCTATACTAAGGATTTTCCAGTAGAGAAATTCTTCCGCGATTCAAAGTTGTGTACCATTGGCGAGGGAACTACCGAAATTCAAAAACTAGTGATTTCCCGAAATATTATTTAA
- the alaS gene encoding alanine--tRNA ligase has translation MTSQEIRREFLKFFEGKGHLIVPSAPMVIKNDPTLMFTNAGMNQFKEYFLGNGKPKSKRIADTQKCLRVSGKHNDLEEVGKDTYHHTMFEMLGNWSFGDYFKKEAIAWAWELLTEVYKIPKKNLYVTVFEGSKEDNVPFDQESFDIWKGLIAEDRILLGNKKDNFWEMGDQGPCGPCTEIHVDLRSESEKSKISGRDLVNQDHPQVIEIWNNVFMEFNRKADGSLEKLPAQHVDTGMGFERLCMVLQGVQSNYDTDVFTPIIQRIEEITQHKYIKGNNVSAEEDQINIAIRVIADHIRAVSFAIADGQLPSNNGAGYVIRRILRRAIRYGFTFLNQKEPFIYKLVETLALQMGEVFPEIEKQQVLVENVIKEEEASFLRTLEQGLLMLDVMINNISDNQLSGSKAFELYDTYGFPIDLTALILSEKGLTLDEKGFEENLQKQKERSRAAAQVKADDWVILRDDEEEEFIGYDTLEAIVRLVKYRKVESQKDGTFYQLVFNVTPFYPEGGGQAGDKGTLQSANGGITYIVDTKKENNLIIHISETLPDNLNDPFKAEVHPLGRAFTQANHSATHLLHQALREVLGTHVEQKGSLVDLKHLRFDFSHFQKLTQEEITEIERRVNERIQQKIDLQEHRNIPIQQAMDAGAMALFGEKYGDKVRMIQFGESKELCGGTHVKNTGDIWYFKILSEGAVASGIRRIEAITQEAALAYFKEQEAIVSRLRQLVKNAQDPLKAVENLQEENTRLQKELENLKKEQAKNLKSNLKNEFKEVNGIAFLSQKVNLDIANLKDLAFQLGNEVPNAFILFGSEQEDGKALLLCYISKDLVSEKGLDAGKVVRELGKYIHGGGGGQPFFATAGGKNPAGIEEALSKAIEFLN, from the coding sequence ATGACTTCACAAGAAATACGTCGAGAGTTTTTGAAATTTTTTGAGGGCAAAGGGCATCTGATTGTACCTTCTGCACCTATGGTTATCAAAAACGACCCCACACTGATGTTCACCAACGCAGGTATGAACCAGTTCAAAGAATATTTTTTAGGTAATGGAAAACCCAAAAGTAAACGTATCGCCGACACTCAAAAATGTCTTCGCGTATCTGGAAAACACAATGATTTAGAAGAAGTTGGGAAAGATACCTATCATCACACAATGTTTGAGATGTTGGGCAACTGGTCATTTGGCGATTATTTCAAAAAAGAAGCGATTGCGTGGGCGTGGGAATTGCTAACTGAAGTCTACAAAATTCCAAAGAAAAACTTATACGTAACTGTTTTTGAAGGAAGTAAAGAAGATAATGTTCCTTTCGACCAAGAATCATTCGATATTTGGAAAGGACTCATTGCTGAAGACCGCATTCTTCTTGGAAATAAAAAAGACAATTTCTGGGAGATGGGCGATCAAGGTCCGTGTGGTCCGTGTACTGAAATCCACGTGGATTTACGTTCGGAAAGCGAGAAAAGCAAAATTTCGGGGCGTGATTTGGTCAATCAAGACCACCCTCAGGTCATCGAAATATGGAATAATGTGTTTATGGAGTTCAATCGCAAAGCCGACGGCTCACTCGAAAAATTACCTGCTCAGCACGTGGATACAGGAATGGGCTTCGAGCGACTTTGTATGGTTTTGCAAGGCGTGCAATCTAACTACGACACTGATGTCTTTACTCCTATCATTCAACGAATTGAAGAAATTACACAACATAAATACATCAAAGGAAATAATGTTTCCGCTGAGGAAGACCAAATCAATATTGCCATTCGCGTAATTGCCGACCATATTCGTGCCGTTTCTTTCGCCATTGCCGACGGACAGCTACCTTCCAACAACGGTGCAGGTTATGTTATTCGTCGTATTTTGCGTCGTGCTATCCGATATGGTTTCACTTTCTTAAATCAAAAAGAGCCTTTTATCTACAAATTGGTGGAAACTTTAGCTTTACAGATGGGTGAAGTTTTCCCAGAGATTGAAAAACAGCAAGTTTTGGTAGAAAATGTCATCAAAGAAGAAGAAGCCTCTTTTTTGCGTACCTTAGAGCAAGGACTGCTGATGCTCGATGTGATGATAAACAACATTTCGGACAATCAACTTTCTGGAAGTAAAGCCTTTGAACTTTACGATACTTACGGATTTCCTATCGACCTTACAGCTCTCATTCTTTCTGAAAAAGGATTAACGCTGGACGAAAAAGGCTTTGAGGAAAATCTTCAAAAACAAAAAGAACGCTCCCGAGCTGCTGCACAGGTAAAAGCCGATGATTGGGTGATTTTACGTGACGATGAAGAAGAGGAATTCATTGGCTATGACACGTTGGAGGCTATCGTTCGTTTGGTAAAATATCGGAAAGTAGAAAGCCAAAAAGATGGTACTTTCTATCAATTGGTTTTCAATGTAACGCCTTTTTATCCAGAAGGTGGAGGACAAGCAGGTGATAAAGGTACGTTACAATCGGCAAATGGGGGTATTACCTATATTGTTGATACTAAGAAAGAAAACAACCTGATTATTCATATTTCTGAGACTTTGCCAGATAATCTCAACGACCCTTTCAAAGCGGAAGTACATCCGTTAGGAAGAGCCTTTACACAAGCAAACCACTCAGCGACACACCTTTTGCATCAGGCACTTCGCGAGGTTTTAGGAACACACGTGGAGCAAAAAGGTTCGTTGGTCGATTTAAAACATCTTCGCTTTGACTTTTCTCATTTTCAGAAACTTACTCAAGAGGAAATCACAGAGATTGAAAGACGTGTCAATGAGCGAATTCAGCAAAAAATAGACTTGCAGGAACACCGCAACATTCCTATACAACAGGCGATGGATGCTGGAGCGATGGCTCTTTTTGGAGAAAAATATGGCGATAAGGTTCGTATGATTCAGTTTGGCGAGAGCAAAGAGCTTTGTGGAGGAACACACGTGAAAAATACGGGAGATATTTGGTATTTTAAAATTTTGTCGGAAGGAGCAGTAGCTTCAGGAATTCGCCGAATTGAAGCCATCACACAAGAAGCAGCCTTGGCGTACTTCAAAGAACAGGAAGCCATAGTAAGCCGACTTCGTCAATTAGTGAAAAACGCACAAGACCCGCTTAAAGCTGTTGAAAATCTGCAAGAAGAAAACACACGTCTGCAAAAAGAACTTGAAAATTTAAAGAAAGAACAAGCTAAAAACCTCAAATCTAACCTAAAAAATGAATTTAAGGAGGTAAACGGAATAGCTTTTCTGTCGCAAAAAGTGAATTTAGACATTGCCAATTTAAAAGACCTTGCTTTCCAATTAGGAAATGAAGTGCCCAACGCGTTTATTTTATTTGGCTCAGAGCAAGAAGACGGCAAAGCTCTGTTATTGTGCTACATATCCAAAGACTTAGTTTCTGAAAAAGGATTAGATGCAGGGAAAGTAGTTCGCGAATTGGGCAAATACATTCACGGAGGCGGAGGCGGACAACCTTTCTTTGCCACAGCAGGAGGTAAAAATCCAGCAGGTATCGAGGAGGCTTTAAGCAAAGCAATTGAGTTTTTAAATTAA
- a CDS encoding class I SAM-dependent methyltransferase, whose amino-acid sequence MKDLFGQAILDYQLGRHTEDIRTETTISEEDFLPVSYLFRSFDQMPELEQMALQMARGKVLEVGCGAGSHGLYLQNQRNLDVFSVDISPKAVEACQLRGLKNVSVADVMNIEGKFDTILLLMNGAGMCGRLKKMPTFYTKLKSLLNQGGQILTDSSDIIYMFDQEEDGTYCVPLHFDYYGEVDYQVSYKGEKEVPFAWMYVDYNTLQNVAFSVGLDCELLKEGKHFDYLAKLSV is encoded by the coding sequence ATGAAGGATCTTTTCGGACAAGCCATTTTGGATTACCAACTTGGCAGGCATACGGAAGATATCCGAACCGAAACTACCATTTCGGAAGAAGATTTTTTACCTGTTTCGTATCTTTTTCGCAGCTTTGACCAAATGCCCGAGTTAGAGCAAATGGCACTGCAAATGGCACGAGGTAAGGTACTTGAGGTGGGTTGTGGAGCTGGAAGCCACGGATTGTACTTGCAAAATCAGCGAAATTTAGACGTTTTTTCGGTAGATATATCGCCCAAAGCGGTGGAGGCTTGTCAGTTGCGTGGGTTAAAAAATGTTTCTGTTGCCGATGTGATGAACATTGAAGGCAAATTCGATACTATTTTGCTCTTGATGAATGGTGCTGGAATGTGCGGACGGCTCAAAAAAATGCCTACTTTTTACACCAAACTCAAATCACTACTCAACCAAGGCGGACAAATACTGACCGACTCTTCAGATATTATCTATATGTTTGACCAAGAAGAAGATGGAACTTATTGTGTGCCACTTCATTTTGATTATTATGGCGAAGTAGATTATCAAGTGAGTTACAAAGGCGAAAAAGAAGTTCCCTTTGCGTGGATGTATGTTGATTACAATACGCTTCAAAATGTGGCTTTTTCGGTGGGGCTTGATTGTGAACTGCTCAAAGAAGGCAAACACTTTGATTATTTAGCAAAATTAAGCGTGTAG
- a CDS encoding uroporphyrinogen-III synthase, which produces MKVKTILVSQPEPNAENSPYAQIIENQKVKVDFRPFIAVEGVTAKDIRRQKIDLTKFTAIILTSRKAVDHYFRIAEEMRFKVPDTMKYFCQSEAVAFYLQKYITYRKRKIYVGKKDFADLLVLMKKYKDEQFLLPGSDVLKPEIPIALNDLKIKWERGVFYRTVHCDLSDLKAIDYDILAFFSPSGIESLFKNFPDFKQEKTRIAVFGDSTMKAAQEAGLNIDIKAPAPGVPSMTMALEQYISKVNKK; this is translated from the coding sequence ATGAAAGTTAAAACTATTTTAGTTTCACAACCAGAACCCAATGCGGAGAATTCTCCTTATGCTCAAATTATAGAAAATCAAAAGGTTAAGGTTGATTTCAGACCTTTTATTGCTGTGGAAGGAGTAACAGCAAAAGATATTCGACGACAAAAAATAGATTTAACTAAATTCACAGCCATCATTCTGACCAGTCGTAAAGCGGTTGACCATTATTTCCGAATTGCGGAAGAGATGCGCTTCAAAGTACCTGATACGATGAAGTACTTCTGCCAATCCGAAGCCGTAGCTTTTTATTTACAAAAATATATAACTTACAGAAAAAGAAAGATTTATGTAGGTAAAAAAGATTTTGCGGATTTGCTCGTTTTGATGAAAAAATACAAAGATGAGCAATTTTTACTTCCAGGGTCAGATGTGTTGAAACCTGAAATTCCAATTGCATTGAATGATTTGAAAATCAAGTGGGAACGAGGGGTTTTCTATCGTACCGTACATTGTGATTTATCGGATTTAAAAGCGATTGATTACGATATTTTAGCTTTTTTCAGTCCTTCAGGCATTGAATCGCTGTTTAAGAATTTTCCTGATTTTAAGCAAGAGAAAACGCGTATAGCTGTTTTTGGTGATTCCACGATGAAAGCTGCTCAAGAGGCTGGGTTGAATATTGATATCAAAGCACCCGCCCCAGGAGTTCCTTCTATGACAATGGCTTTGGAACAATATATTAGTAAAGTGAACAAAAAATAA
- a CDS encoding dihydroorotase — MNTYLIVNAKIVNEGQISHSDILIENGRISKIASQITLKGNVQVIDAQGDFVLPGVIDDQVHFREPGLTHKANIAAESAAAVAGGVTTFFEQPNTQPQTTTLQYLEEKFNIASRTSFANYSFFLGGTNDNLEELKKLEKNVCAGVKLFLGSSTGNMLVDNEKTIETIFSNVDAIIAAHCEDEQTIRQNLAQQQAIYGEDIPVEQHPIIRSDEACYLSSSKAVALAEKTGARLHVFHLSTEKETALFRNDIPLKDKKITAEVCVHHLWFSDADYAQKGSFIKWNPAVKKASDRAALWEALLDNRLDVIATDHAPHTLSEKSNQKYAQIPSGGPLVQHALIAMLEKMKQGKITIETLVEKMCHNPAILFQVKERGFIREGYFADLVIVDVNSPWQVTKENILYKCGWSPFENETFQARVTHTFVNGFLAYQNGIVTAIPYGKRIMFNR, encoded by the coding sequence ATGAATACATATCTGATAGTCAATGCGAAAATAGTTAACGAAGGACAAATCTCTCATTCGGATATACTCATTGAAAATGGGCGTATTTCAAAAATTGCTTCGCAAATAACGCTAAAAGGTAATGTGCAAGTTATTGATGCTCAGGGTGATTTCGTTCTTCCTGGGGTGATTGATGACCAGGTGCATTTCCGCGAGCCAGGGCTCACTCACAAAGCCAATATTGCCGCCGAAAGTGCAGCAGCCGTTGCCGGCGGGGTAACTACTTTTTTTGAGCAACCCAACACTCAACCTCAAACCACTACTTTGCAGTATCTTGAAGAAAAATTCAACATTGCCTCTCGGACTTCCTTTGCGAATTATTCATTTTTCTTAGGAGGAACCAATGACAATTTGGAAGAACTGAAAAAGTTGGAAAAAAACGTTTGTGCAGGGGTCAAACTTTTTTTAGGCTCTTCTACAGGTAATATGTTGGTAGACAATGAAAAGACTATTGAAACCATTTTTTCAAATGTCGATGCCATTATTGCTGCACATTGCGAAGATGAGCAAACCATTCGGCAGAATTTAGCACAACAACAAGCCATTTACGGTGAGGATATTCCTGTTGAGCAACATCCTATAATTCGCAGTGATGAGGCTTGTTATTTATCCTCTTCAAAGGCGGTGGCTTTGGCCGAAAAAACAGGTGCACGTTTGCACGTTTTTCATCTTTCTACAGAAAAAGAAACGGCACTTTTCAGAAACGATATTCCTCTCAAAGATAAAAAGATAACTGCTGAAGTTTGTGTGCATCATCTTTGGTTTTCTGATGCGGATTATGCCCAAAAAGGAAGCTTTATAAAATGGAATCCTGCCGTGAAAAAGGCTTCCGATAGAGCCGCCTTGTGGGAAGCCTTGCTTGACAATCGTCTTGATGTAATTGCTACCGACCACGCCCCGCATACCTTGTCTGAGAAATCAAATCAAAAGTATGCACAAATTCCTTCGGGTGGTCCGTTAGTGCAACACGCCTTAATAGCAATGCTTGAAAAAATGAAACAAGGTAAAATTACCATTGAAACTTTGGTGGAGAAAATGTGCCATAATCCAGCAATTTTATTTCAAGTGAAGGAAAGAGGCTTTATCCGAGAAGGATATTTTGCGGATTTGGTTATCGTAGATGTCAATTCGCCTTGGCAGGTAACCAAAGAAAATATCTTGTACAAATGCGGATGGTCTCCTTTTGAAAATGAAACTTTTCAAGCCAGAGTAACCCATACTTTTGTCAACGGATTTTTAGCATATCAAAACGGGATAGTTACTGCTATACCATACGGAAAACGAATTATGTTCAATAGGTAA
- a CDS encoding DUF4296 domain-containing protein, which produces MKQLFIVLFLILTLFGCRQNIIPKPENLISERQMEKIMYDLMLLDAIKSTDYTYMEQQKANFTQLIYEKYAIDSLQLAESMVYYASIPKVYNRMMNSVEQRLKENKKQFSSEKDSLSGDMKKIRKENAELIQE; this is translated from the coding sequence ATGAAACAGTTATTTATTGTGCTTTTTTTGATTTTGACGCTTTTCGGATGTCGGCAAAACATCATTCCTAAGCCTGAAAATTTGATTTCCGAACGCCAAATGGAAAAAATTATGTATGACCTTATGCTTTTAGATGCTATCAAAAGTACAGACTATACTTATATGGAGCAACAAAAGGCTAACTTCACACAGCTTATCTATGAAAAATATGCCATTGATAGCCTTCAACTGGCGGAAAGTATGGTGTATTATGCCTCGATTCCTAAGGTGTACAATCGGATGATGAATTCGGTGGAACAACGATTGAAAGAGAATAAAAAGCAATTTTCTTCAGAAAAAGATTCATTATCAGGTGATATGAAAAAAATTAGAAAAGAAAACGCAGAATTAATTCAAGAATAA
- a CDS encoding DUF4271 domain-containing protein has product MRASFPNRFTEFLKLPVNNRFVVIYEKKEKKIHIFTFISLVLQWISLSLLVYVWLLFYHVKLPFITGVDFLDLALLLLGFLGLKYFFQKNLIHLFDLRYFGKSYIYNRIIYSSYASFLTVILLFLVVYVQILNAYSFNFLFFILLIINLLSWFTFIKTNQLKIKPYLIYFILYLCTFEIAPYVFLMYGLEFV; this is encoded by the coding sequence ATGAGGGCGTCTTTTCCCAATCGATTTACTGAATTTTTAAAACTTCCAGTAAACAATCGTTTTGTAGTTATTTACGAAAAAAAGGAAAAGAAAATACACATTTTTACTTTTATTTCATTGGTTTTGCAATGGATTTCTTTGAGTTTGCTAGTTTATGTTTGGCTTTTGTTTTATCACGTAAAATTACCTTTTATCACAGGAGTAGATTTTTTAGACCTAGCATTACTACTTTTAGGCTTTTTGGGGTTGAAATATTTTTTTCAGAAAAATTTAATTCATCTTTTTGATTTAAGATATTTTGGAAAAAGCTACATATATAATCGGATTATTTATTCGAGTTACGCCTCTTTTTTAACAGTCATTTTGTTGTTTTTGGTAGTATATGTACAAATTTTGAATGCTTACTCATTTAACTTTCTTTTTTTTATACTATTGATTATTAATTTGTTAAGTTGGTTTACTTTTATAAAAACAAATCAATTAAAAATAAAACCTTATTTGATTTATTTTATTTTATATCTTTGCACCTTTGAAATAGCACCGTATGTTTTCCTGATGTATGGGCTTGAGTTTGTTTAA
- a CDS encoding ComEA family DNA-binding protein, translated as MYKKGFFSLQPDQRKGVFVLLVLIVVVQCIYFWVDFQKMPQSESTEFVTLKKQLDSLKNLEQEVKKDSVFAFNPNFITDYRGYVLGLTTEEIDRLHTFRKQGKFVHSASEFQQVTQVSDSLLAVISPYFKFPEWVKNTQKQKKSFDKTSVPTSKAPKKDLNTATEEDLMKVYGIGKVLSQRILKYKQRIQGFSEISQLKEVYGLEEEVVERIMLQFEIQTPPSIEKQDINTIGLYELAKIPYMDFDLAKKLIGLRSEVGNILHFNDLLQIEGFDEVKIKRIQLYLQIHD; from the coding sequence ATGTACAAAAAAGGATTTTTTTCATTACAACCCGACCAGCGCAAAGGAGTTTTTGTTTTGTTGGTGCTTATCGTTGTGGTTCAGTGCATTTATTTTTGGGTGGATTTTCAAAAAATGCCTCAAAGTGAAAGTACCGAATTTGTTACGCTTAAAAAGCAATTAGATTCTTTAAAAAATCTTGAGCAAGAGGTTAAGAAAGACAGTGTTTTTGCCTTTAACCCTAATTTTATTACTGATTATCGAGGATATGTTTTGGGATTGACCACTGAAGAAATTGATCGCTTGCATACTTTCCGAAAGCAAGGCAAGTTTGTTCATTCTGCCAGTGAATTTCAGCAAGTCACTCAAGTATCGGATAGTCTTTTAGCGGTAATTTCGCCCTATTTTAAATTCCCCGAATGGGTGAAAAATACCCAAAAACAAAAGAAATCATTCGATAAGACTTCCGTGCCAACTTCAAAAGCGCCTAAAAAAGACCTAAATACAGCTACTGAGGAGGATTTGATGAAAGTTTATGGTATAGGTAAGGTGCTCTCACAACGGATTTTGAAATACAAACAACGCATACAGGGCTTTTCTGAAATTTCGCAGCTCAAAGAGGTGTATGGACTTGAGGAGGAAGTTGTTGAGCGCATAATGCTACAATTTGAAATACAGACGCCTCCTTCTATTGAAAAACAAGATATCAACACTATTGGGTTGTACGAATTGGCTAAAATTCCGTATATGGATTTTGATTTAGCAAAAAAGCTCATTGGTTTGCGTTCAGAAGTGGGGAATATTCTTCATTTTAACGATTTATTGCAAATTGAAGGGTTTGATGAGGTAAAAATTAAACGAATTCAGTTATATTTGCAAATTCACGATTAG
- a CDS encoding NAD-dependent epimerase/dehydratase family protein: MILVTGGTGLLGGHLLLHLAENQQIIRAIYRDISALEKVRRFFLLQTSKGQQLFEKIEWVRADITQIPELELAFKGITQVFHAAGFVSFNPQDAEILYKINIEGTANVVNLCIDFKIKKLCYVSSVAALGKEGAKGIDENSHWNSDDNNHDYAISKHGGEMEVWRASQEGVDVVVVNPAVILGSGFWEAPSSLIFSKINDGLPYYTTGGTGVVSSDDVARAMIQLMQSDIKNERFVLNQSNITYKQLLTSIAEKLGKKPPKRKISYTILVILAILDGFFSFLRIKKRKLTLNNAQSLSTISAYNGEKITQILDFSYTPLNRTLQKITDDFKSEFGK; encoded by the coding sequence ATGATTTTAGTCACTGGAGGTACAGGATTATTAGGCGGACATCTACTGCTTCATCTTGCTGAAAATCAACAGATAATTAGAGCTATTTATCGTGATATTTCTGCTTTGGAAAAGGTAAGACGTTTTTTTCTGCTTCAAACCTCAAAAGGGCAACAACTTTTTGAAAAAATAGAATGGGTTCGTGCCGATATTACTCAAATTCCCGAATTAGAACTCGCCTTTAAGGGGATAACTCAAGTGTTTCACGCAGCGGGCTTTGTTTCTTTCAACCCCCAAGATGCCGAAATACTGTACAAAATCAACATTGAAGGAACGGCAAATGTGGTGAATCTTTGTATTGATTTTAAAATCAAAAAGTTGTGTTATGTGAGTTCTGTAGCCGCTCTCGGCAAAGAAGGAGCGAAGGGAATTGATGAAAATTCACATTGGAATTCTGACGATAACAACCACGATTATGCTATCAGTAAGCACGGCGGAGAAATGGAAGTATGGCGAGCCTCGCAAGAAGGGGTAGATGTGGTAGTGGTAAACCCTGCTGTTATTTTGGGTAGCGGATTTTGGGAAGCTCCTTCTTCTTTGATTTTTAGTAAAATAAACGACGGATTGCCCTATTATACCACGGGTGGAACGGGTGTAGTTTCATCCGATGATGTTGCCCGAGCGATGATACAACTAATGCAGTCCGACATTAAAAATGAGCGTTTTGTTTTAAACCAAAGCAATATCACTTACAAACAATTACTTACTTCAATTGCCGAAAAATTGGGTAAAAAGCCTCCAAAGCGAAAAATATCGTATACAATTTTGGTAATTTTAGCTATCTTAGATGGATTTTTTAGTTTTTTACGAATTAAAAAGCGAAAGCTGACCTTGAATAATGCCCAATCATTAAGTACAATTTCTGCTTATAATGGCGAAAAAATCACCCAAATCCTTGATTTTTCGTACACACCACTTAACCGAACACTTCAAAAAATAACTGATGATTTTAAATCCGAATTCGGAAAATGA